One segment of Acaryochloris thomasi RCC1774 DNA contains the following:
- a CDS encoding uridine kinase family protein has product MTPTTIIGIGGGSGAGKTTLARAIVDRLDSRALLISHDRYYFHMACGNYDKPEALNTSLMIAHLETLRSGEPAELPIYDEINSCQTTETERVIPKPIILVEGIFVLTVPGILNTLDFKIFVETPSQSRLERRLVRDSTEKLRSQTSIIQEWHKNVMPTHQALVQQGASKADLIISGDRDISKTLEVILQRLDLTHA; this is encoded by the coding sequence ATGACGCCCACCACCATCATTGGAATCGGCGGCGGTAGTGGCGCAGGTAAAACGACTCTAGCTAGGGCGATCGTAGATCGACTGGACAGCCGTGCGCTACTCATCAGCCATGACCGCTACTACTTTCACATGGCCTGCGGTAACTACGATAAACCGGAAGCACTCAATACAAGCTTGATGATCGCTCATCTGGAAACGCTGCGATCTGGTGAGCCAGCAGAGCTACCCATTTACGATGAGATCAACAGTTGCCAGACAACCGAGACTGAGCGGGTCATTCCAAAGCCAATTATCCTTGTTGAGGGGATCTTCGTTCTCACTGTGCCCGGAATCTTGAACACTTTAGACTTCAAAATCTTTGTAGAGACTCCCAGCCAGAGCAGGCTAGAGCGTAGGCTCGTTAGGGACTCTACCGAAAAGTTGAGATCGCAAACCAGCATCATTCAAGAGTGGCACAAAAATGTGATGCCAACCCATCAAGCCCTAGTCCAGCAAGGAGCATCCAAAGCAGATCTGATTATTTCAGGCGACAGAGACATCAGTAAGACTCTCGAAGTGATCTTACAACGACTCGATCTTACCCATGCCTAA
- a CDS encoding RNA recognition motif domain-containing protein — MTIDVGNLPREATRDNLTTLFSKFGKVIYVAMISSYTDRETGKPRGFAFIDMGSDTEEEKAIAELDGAEWMGRTLKVNKARPREN; from the coding sequence ATGACGATTGACGTCGGGAATTTGCCCAGGGAAGCAACGCGAGACAACCTAACAACCCTGTTTTCTAAATTTGGTAAGGTCATCTATGTCGCCATGATTTCTTCATACACTGACCGTGAAACTGGAAAACCCAGAGGCTTTGCCTTCATAGACATGGGTTCAGACACTGAAGAAGAAAAGGCGATCGCTGAACTCGATGGAGCTGAATGGATGGGCCGAACGCTCAAGGTCAATAAGGCCAGACCTAGAGAGAATTAA
- a CDS encoding AbrB family transcriptional regulator: MAKKTAAKKQDIQPLVGKELLKKVKNLSHLSKREKAKECGYEIGGRVNLSSFMSAILEAKGISLDGDTNGDGRGREASYRVKVHKNGQIVLGSTYTEKMGLQVGDEFEIKLGYKHIHLVQITEDDS, from the coding sequence ATGGCGAAGAAAACTGCAGCAAAGAAGCAAGACATTCAGCCCTTAGTTGGGAAAGAACTACTCAAAAAAGTTAAGAACTTATCTCACCTTTCCAAACGTGAAAAAGCAAAGGAATGCGGCTATGAGATAGGTGGCCGAGTCAACCTAAGCAGTTTTATGAGCGCCATCCTTGAAGCGAAGGGCATTTCTCTAGACGGTGACACTAACGGCGACGGCAGGGGACGAGAGGCCAGCTATCGGGTCAAAGTTCATAAGAATGGGCAAATTGTACTGGGATCTACTTACACTGAAAAGATGGGCCTACAGGTCGGTGATGAATTTGAAATTAAGCTCGGATATAAGCATATTCACCTTGTACAAATTACCGAAGACGATTCGTAG